In the genome of Raphanus sativus cultivar WK10039 chromosome 9, ASM80110v3, whole genome shotgun sequence, the window taacatttccCCCACTCCATAGTGCTCCTTCTTCCTCAAGTCACAAACCAtaccaacaaacaaacaaacaacaaagcCAAACCCTCTTAAACCGGAAACAATGGGAAGAGACTGGTCTTGGCTCGGAGGAGGGAAGAAGAAATCCACAAGCAAGTCAAAGAAAGACATCAAAGCAACTCCACCGCCTTCCTCCCCCGCCGGAAACACTGCAACGACGGCGGCGGGATGCATGAGTGCCGTCATTAACATTTTCGACTTGCAACATTTACATTTCCCTATCAACCATCACCATCTCCATCTCCCCAAAGGTACACCATCTTTTCTCCACTTTTAACTTCTAAAATCTCTACATACATTACTTAGACTCTTTCTTTAAAATCAAACTCAAGGTGTAGATGTTGAAGAGACTCCATCTTCACCTACCAGAAAAGATGGAAACCTCAATATATCTGTAAGTgactattattaaaaaaaaattgttatcttCTTGAGTTCCTTAAAAGTCTCTTCCTTTACACATAAACTGCAGATGGGTATTAAAATCAAGACCAAACCATCATCATCGTCTCTTGCAGCCACTGAATCTTACTCTCCGAGTGTAAAGACACCAACTTTGGTCGCTAGGCTCATGGGTCTTGATCTTGTTCCAGACAACTACATCTCATCTCCcacaccatcttcttcttcttcttcgcacACCAACAAACACAGACACTACTCTCTCCAACGAAACTCCGTCGACGGAGGAACACGCTCTCTTCCCGAGACACCGAGGATTTCACTCGGAAGAAGATCCGTCGACGTCATCTCTCACCAACACCAACGTTCTTCGCTTCATCTCAGGGAGATGAAGATACACGTGGAGGATAGAGAGAACCGGAGTCCTAGAGACTACGCCAGGAAGATAGTGATGCAGATTAAGGAGAACGTGAGCAGGAGAAGAAGGATGGGGACTGATATTACAAACAGAGAACAACAAGCACGAGAGGCTCATGAGCCCAAGAAAGCTCCCAAGGTTCGAGACGAGCCCAGGTTACAAACAGTGAAAACAGAGCCACAAGGAACAGAGCAAGACAAAAAACAGAGCAACTCTGCAACGAAACGTAAGAAAGCTGAGAACTTTAAGTCGAGATTAGTGAAGCCGCCACAGACAATGAAGGAGGAGCTGTTTGTCCGGTCACCAGAAACGAGGAACAGAAAAGATTCATCGAATCTCAGAGAAACGCGATCATCAAGAAACAGAGCATCAACAACAGAGTTCACTACTTTTCGGAGCCAATCGCAAACGCAGATTGCACCGATCACAAAACGCACATTGGTTCTCAAAGATGTTGATGAAATGGTGGCCGGAGAATTCCCGGCGACGGCGACACAGTCGGAGCTGGTGGCGTCTGAAGGCGAAGGAATCGTGACGGAGCTCGAGAGAGGAATCTTCGAAGCCCTCGTGGCCGAAACGACGGCGTACTACTACGACACGTGGAGCAAACCGGCGCCGTTTAAGAGAAACGATGATGTAAGTGGCACGTGGGGAGTTCACGTGACGAGATGCCATTCAAAGGTGGGGACCCACCACGACTCGTCCTCTTTGTTTCGCGAAAGGAGATTGAGGTGTCCACGTGGGTAAATTATCGATTGGCTTTTATTTGTATagattttgatttatattgatTTTCAAATAACTTTGTTGCCGTTAATaacctaaaataaaataatattttctaaaattgagGAGCGGTATGGTGCTTGTTGGATAGATCTGTCAATTTCAGATGTGTTTTGTCCCCCGTGTATTCCAACATCTTGCATATGGTATGGTAGACGACTAAAGAATAGTAGTATTTGTGagtgttttgaatatttttgattttatgtttttgaaccttgaaattttttaaaaattagtataaGTTATGATGACACAGAGATAACAATCAAGAAGTCTATggaaaatataagaattaataTCGAGCTAGACTCGGATAGTCGTATTCGTTTAAAACTACCATAGACCTATCCTAAAGCAGCTTATAGTCCTATTTATTAGGGTCTTGACTCTTGTGACAAGAAAAATGGCATAGAACTATTTGTTGTTTGAATTTTGTTTATGCAACATCAGCATTACGTCTTGTTTGGAAagtgatagaaccgtattttataaaccaCGGagaactgaatattgtaaataaaaattgataagatTATACTAAAGATTTAAGAAAAGGAGGATGATTCAACTGCAGGgacgagatattatctctttccttaactcaaaatatgtCTCGTAGTACGAcagttcgataacgtaatgagtcccaggatacaactgcaaacaatcttctgaatttgcgtcactctatcagaagtctggcgaaactagttttgtgtatactctcagactcaagaaaatcaattttaaatctaaacccaaatatccaAAGTGATCcatttcctaaatattttatacttagcTAAATTTAAAGCTTTATAAGCTTTGCATAACACTCACTTTGGACCTCTATTTCTCATTCAACACAACTCCGACTTTGACCAACAAATACACTTACTCATAGTGTTCACGGTGACAATTACATCGTGCCCAAGTTCCGGTCTTTCCGACAGACGTCTCCGTCGAAAAACTCATCGGAAAATGGTCCACACCACTTTGTcaaaaaacgagttccaacaaaAAGTTCTGATTATAATTTTACAAGAATTTAAATTATAACATTACATAACTTGTGTTTAGCTGAATCAATTGGtttatttcatataatttaCATCTTGACAGATCGTGAACATAATCAAACGTGTTCATATAAGCTAGAAGTTTCAGCATGTTTTGTATATTTAGCTTGTTCGTCTGAATCTCATACTTGACACGTGAAATTTTCTCATCACAAATGTGATGTAGATAGAAGTTAGAACTATGTATATTTTCGTCTCGCACTCCTCATAACTACATGTACTGCATATAGTTATATGTTTTGTGCCATAAGACCAAACAAGAGAAATATATATTCTGGTCCATTTTTAGTGAAACCAAAGATCTTTATTATGTTCACATAAATATAcaccaaaatataaatgaaacagGCAAACAAAAAGCTAAAAGGATTATTCAGAGACAATGTACACAGTTACGGGATTGGAGCAAATTAGCAAACAACAGTTAAAGGCTTTTAAGCAACTCTCTGACTCTGACGATGTGACAAAGCTCACAGTCACACTTTCTGCTGAACGAAATATTCCCCCATAAGAAATATGACATATAGTTATATGGTGATGTGACAGGATTCTccatttttgtaattaaatagtatatgacAGTATAATTATACAGTATACCCATCTTGACGAAAAGTTAATTTAGAAAAAGGGCCAGTCtggatatatatatttgagtcgaattatctttttttagtTATCTTATCTTTTGTTCGACCTGATAATGTGTCTTAATTTGTTAAATCTATTGACACTATATGGTAAATTCGAAAGCATccaaattaataataaaaaatttaacatacACCCATGAAGCAACAACTTTTCAAAAAGCCTTCGACGATTATGACGTTGACGATGAGTACAAAAACGTACGAATATTTCAAGAGGAATCTCATGTATCTTTGTTATCTTGCCATGAGAGTTCGTGCATCTCAGACACCTTAAATAATTCTAACGATTGTCCAAAATAATTaggtaaagaaagaaagaaagatattttcaaaaaaaaaaaatagaagaagaagcaatattttttttaagtaaaaaaaatgtttatttttaaaggGGAAAGAGATAAAAGAAAAGTGGAAAGGAGAAGAGAACCTTGCAAAGTTGTAAAAAGACGATACGAAAGATGTAGTTTGCATGGACCCGAGACCTTTTACGTTAAGACTGAAGCTACATCTGTCGCAATGAAGACACCAGTGGCAGTCTCATGCAATGTATAATGCATTGTTTGAatagtttgatatatatatttaattttcgctaatgttttttctttttgtttttgaaaaagctaatgttttttctttatcatCTGAAATTCGTTAAGAGAAAGTGGAACAGagtataaagtttttttttgccatctatatattttattatgcgGGTCAGACCCAACTGGAATAATCCCATAACCGAAACAAACACAACGCAAACCAAAAATAAAGTACAAGCCCATTCAAAaaccatttaaatattttaagccTAAAAAATTCACCCGAAAAAAAGCGGCACCATGCTTTCCACGCATCCGAAATCGATGCAGAGAACTGCCCACGTGTCCGCCTCCACCTCTCCACAGCACACGCGTCATTCCATCTTCACATCGAAACCAGAAAAACCGGTGAAGACTTCCGATCGCCGATTCCCATCTTCCCACTAGATCTAAATCGGAGATTCTTCTCCGTCATCAGTGCTGACGACAACCCACTTCCAATAACAGTATCGGAGGTTAGGATTTCCTCAGCTCGCTAATTCCGCCTAAAGACCGCCGCTAAAGAAACGATGCTTCACCAGACCACTCGTTTGGCATGCATCAATCACGCATCCAACTTCATCACCACCATTACTTCCAacgaagagcatcatcgattgAACTCGATAGCTCTTCTTGGATACGATTCTTCGAAGACGCCAGGCCACCGAGAACCGGCCGTCAACACCAAAGAGAAAGTGACGACGCCAGAGAAAACCGGATGATCACCATAGTTGAAGCGCGCCGCCGGAATCAAAAAGTCGGAAAAACGACCGATATTATTACTAAGCTAAAGAGAAAGTTTGAGAAAGCAAACGGAAGACCTGGCCGACGGTGGCTAAGGTAGCCCGTCCCGTCGGCCGGTGACGGAAGTCGCGTCGGaactttctttttctaaaaagagATCGGAGATTTTTcttctagagagagaaaaatattttatttatgcaCGTTTTAAGTGGAATAGAATATAAAGTACAACCATAGAATCAAACAAAGCCAACAATTAAATCATTTTTGCTAATGTTATAAATCTACTTTCATTTAGACATACAAACTTCATTGTGGAATTTAAATCATTATTGCAGAACTCGTATGACAGTTATAAACCCATATTATcaacaaatttttcttttagcATCTTTAATTGacactagatcatgacccgcgcttcggaagcgcggaatatttatgattcaaaattatattaataatattacaaatattttttaatttataagaatTTGTCTATTTAAAACATTTCATTAAATCACCATTTTTAAATCCGACTTAGACCTTCAATTGAGACGGTAAACCCGCTAATCCGATATGTATTCCAgtttgagtttaaaaaaaatatctattatttaaaatccGATTAAACTCACAATAAATACTAAACCTCGAGAttaccgattgaactgatggatgatcAATATGAAATCTAATTTGATgttatttctatatttaaaatttaatttcattgtttttattaaatattgaaatgcttattaatattagttttattttatttttattatatgcgtGACACAAAACGTTACAAAAATAAGTAACTTAATCTTTTAAATTATCTTAAGAAAACAATAAGTACGTATTTTTGAAATGGCATGGGATCTCATGACATCTAGTGcgaaatttgtttatttatcaaTTGTTTGGATAGTGTGAACACAAAggtaagtttctaaaaaaaaaattctaaaatgatatctatatactaataaagttgagttttttatcttcttgggggaaaaaatgccatgtggcattctccttttaataattaaaaattttctcaactttatttaatgtgttttagtCTTAATTGTGATTagatattagtttatttttgttattgacaatttattacaatgatgttttaattttggataagaaatttaatttattatgaattttatgtcttgattttctttaatttcataaactcttatgttacatatttttttaaatactttaaactatttcttaatattttgtatgtcaaataaaaaatacaaaaatggaaactgaAGTTGagtattttcgaaaaattaaacataaaataaatacatatccaaactattactttatgtttgaaaacatttaaaatattaactttagattttatatatttattttcatagctaatatattattatataataaaactaattcatttactaaaccgTGGTTCATCCACGGTTGAACCAAAGATCCAAAAACCCAATAAATCGTCCAGTTCAATGTCCGAATCGGGtgtcaaaacactggtttatagggtttctttgtatttgatgCTGACGATGGAGAATGGAGCCTCTACAATTTtccttctttaacgcaatcgacgtaactttcatataatcaatctagaaattccACTAATCACACTCTAAAAATGTTTAGTAATCGATggcgattcaagtccaaaagactaacatttggtctattggtattgacacataaactctatggtatATTTTCATGTTACAATGTGTAAGGAAACCAATAACTTTCATGATGCATGCTatccgtgtttacattttaaaaaccgtgaaacatgactaatatattttaaaatttaactaaaagaaagaatcattacttccaatctgaaagaaatttaaaaacgttGCCTGGTtgctaaaattatttaaaattgatgtaaaccacacaccacaatcaccattaatcctttgcaccacactaaccatttattgtcaaaaccaATACTACATGCAACAAGTCAGCAAGCCCGAATAtcacagatagttagaaattgtctttctcatgatcgttatagatgctaacatctcatttactaattaacaaattgactTTTTACTAGAAAAATTTGGTGAAATTGTTCCattccggttaaaatagaaattgtccattaaatagatgagtttaggaaccatttatagtttttagataaaaaacatatttagattcatattaagatttgttgatatttctaaataagggtggacaaacaagaatttcgttatgaacacacacaaaatcttccattataacaaaactaatatagaagataattttatgtttattatttgaAGATACATCTTTTGAAGAGACCttaaaactaaagtaacacACATAACTCGcatctctatattttaaaagtcaacatggtaattttaaaaatatatattagatactcaccaattattttaccaaaaattgacacttcacccttattttttataaaatttataaaatttgaaatgtattccatctttctattatttgaactaaatatattagtaaaagttttatagttcatatatagttattttaataattaataatataagtatgttctctatataaaacatcaactatgtgttatgtttaaattccaactaaattaattttgttatgactatcggttttttattctatttttatttaatcgATTAGTAACGACCACTTATGCTATTacactttgaactaaacaatttcaaacaaagtaatgcaCTACAGTCACTAACCACTAtaaaaaatatcagaaaatatcattttaatatattttaattttcatatttaatatattttatttttaaaaccatataataatttataaatttatgtaaaagtataacatacgaacccggcgcgtagcgaaattaattattttaggtgTCTTTGTTATTGAATGAAATCGGTAGGTAATTTAATAGGATCTAGTAATTTAGGAATGTAACGGGGATGAGGTCTAAATGTATTAATAAGGGAGATAATATTAAAAGAGATCGGTAGAATTAACTATATAGTTGAAtggtaaatttaatttaaaacttacaaaaaaaaatttgggtcCAACCCAaggtttctgatttaataagatagactagattttgatccgcgttttcaaagcgcgggtttatgtttggtgaaaattttatataatcacatttatataatccgtcttgtatatgtatttatataatccgtctcacatatgtattttatatccagatttatgttcggtaaaactatattatacatgtatttttaggtttttaattttgaattagatattttaaatataaatcaatatagcagttttatagttttgatcggtgttttgaaattcgattgagacctgcggttgaacggattaccggttgatcaaagataaaatCAGTTCaggtttgagaaaaaaaaaatttaaaaatctaataaaaactactaaaatcgaaatccagttaccggttgaaccactggttgaaccaataaacaatttttattttttataaataatttttgttagatatttgggattatatttaggaaaaagcggtttaaaaccaaaccattaaatagtttgagaaaaaacgatgcagtttcaaacatgtccggttagaaaaatattaaaatgatgcagtatcaaacacggaataatcacataccaaaattgaattaggaaaccggtggttaatgacaaaccaaaaacaattaaaaaggaaaccaatgcaaaatgtctaaaatgtcattaatgaatacaaaagaaagcctctttaataggggtaaacagagtaaaaatctaaatgtgcttgtactttaataatatagactagattttgatccgcgctttcaaagcgcgggtttatttcttttttctttaaattgaaaaatatttagtaaatgtcatattttcatatatttgtttttttataaaagacttaaactttttatttttctttatcgtgtttcactttaaatgagtatatgctgagcacaatatccggatccgaagaatcaacccgaaaccgacccgaaaatcagggtcccgaaccgatcagacccggggtaaatatccgaatgagttctaaattgctatatccagagaaccggtcccgaacctgacccgaaccgagaactgaatgagtacccgaagatatccaaagtgtgaa includes:
- the LOC108825862 gene encoding uncharacterized protein LOC108825862, which translates into the protein MGRDWSWLGGGKKKSTSKSKKDIKATPPPSSPAGNTATTAAGCMSAVINIFDLQHLHFPINHHHLHLPKGVDVEETPSSPTRKDGNLNISMGIKIKTKPSSSSLAATESYSPSVKTPTLVARLMGLDLVPDNYISSPTPSSSSSSHTNKHRHYSLQRNSVDGGTRSLPETPRISLGRRSVDVISHQHQRSSLHLREMKIHVEDRENRSPRDYARKIVMQIKENVSRRRRMGTDITNREQQAREAHEPKKAPKVRDEPRLQTVKTEPQGTEQDKKQSNSATKRKKAENFKSRLVKPPQTMKEELFVRSPETRNRKDSSNLRETRSSRNRASTTEFTTFRSQSQTQIAPITKRTLVLKDVDEMVAGEFPATATQSELVASEGEGIVTELERGIFEALVAETTAYYYDTWSKPAPFKRNDDVSGTWGVHVTRCHSKVGTHHDSSSLFRERRLRCPRG